From Pongo pygmaeus isolate AG05252 chromosome 1, NHGRI_mPonPyg2-v2.0_pri, whole genome shotgun sequence, one genomic window encodes:
- the GATAD2B gene encoding transcriptional repressor p66-beta isoform X1, translating into MISAHCNLRLPGSSGSPASSLLSSWDYRMDRMTEDALRLNLLKRSLDPADERDDVLAKRLKMEGHEAMERLKMLALLKRKDLANLEVPHELPTKQDGSGVKGYEEKLNGNLRPHGDNRTAGRPGKENINDEPVDMSARRSEPERGRLTPSPDIIVLSDNEASSPRSSSRMEERLKAANLEMFKGKGIEERQQLIKQLRDELRLEEARLVLLKKLRQSQLQKENVVQKTPVVQNAASIVQPSPAHVGQQGLSKLPSRPGAQGVEPQNLRTLQGHSVIRSATNTTLPHMLMSQRVIAPNPAQLQGQRGPPKPGLVRTTTPNMNPAINYQPQSSSSVPCQRTTSSAIYMNLASHIQPGTVNRVSSPLPSPSAMTDAANSQAAAKLALRKQLEKTLLEIPPPKPPAPLLHFLPSAANSEFIYMVGLEEVVQSVIDSQGKSCASLLRVEPFVCAQCRTDFTPHWKQEKNGKILCEQCMTSNQKKALKAEHTNRLKNAFVKALQQEQEIEQRLQQQAALSPTTAPAVSSVSKQETIMRHHTLRQAPQPQSSLQRGIPTSARSMLSNFAQAPQLSVPGGLLGMPGVNIAYLNTGIGGHKGPSLADRQREYLLDMIPPRSISQSISGQK; encoded by the exons gatGGATAGAATGACAGAAGATGCTCTTCGCTTGAATCTGTTGAAGCGGAGCTTGGACCCAGCAGATGAGCGAGATGATGTCCTGGCAAAGCGACTCAAAATGGAGGGGCATGAGGCCATGGAACGTCTGAAAATGTTGGCATTGCTCAAAAGGAAGGATTTGGCAAATCTTGAGGTGCCACATGAGTTACCCACCAAACAGGATGGCAGTGGTGTCAAGGGCTATGAAGAAAAACTTAATGGGAATCTCAGGCCTCATGGAGACAACAGGACTGCTGGAAGGCCAGGCAAAGAAAACATCAATGATGAGCCTGTGGATATGAGTGCTAGACGGAG TGAGCCAGAGCGAGGAAGGCTAACTCCCTCACCAGACATCATTGTTTTGTCTGACAATGAGGCTTCCAGTCCCCGTTCCAGTTCCAGAATGGAAGAAAGACTCAAAGCAGCCAACCTAGAGATGTTtaag gGGAAAGGCATTGAGGAACGGCAGCAGCTTATCAAGCAGTTGAGGGATGAGCTACGATTGGAAGAAGCCCGACTGGTCCTGTTAAAGAAACTGAGACAAAGTCAGCTACAGAAAGAGAATGTGGTCCAGAAG aCTCCAGTTGTACAGAATGCAGCATCTATTGTTCAGCCATCTCCTGCCCATGTGGGACAGCAGGGCCTATCTAAGCTTCCCTCCCGGCCTGGGGCCCAAGGGGTTGAACCTCAAAATTTGAGAACATTACAG GGTCACAGTGTCATCCGTTCAGCTACCAATACCACCCTTCCACACATGTTGATGTCTCAACGTGTTATTGCACCAAACCCAGCCCAGTTACAGGGTCAGCGGGGCCCGCCTAAGCCTGGCCTTGTACGCACTACAACACCCAACATGAATCCCGCCATCAATTACCAACCG CAGTCAAGTTCTTCTGTTCCATGTCAGCGTACAACATCCTCTGCCATCTATATGAACCTTGCTTCTCATATCCAGCCAGGGACGGTGAACAGAGTGTCCTCGCCACTTCCTAGCCCCAGCGCCATGACTGATGCTGCCAACTCACAGGCTGCAGCCAAATTGGCTCTTCGCAAACAGCTGGAAAAGACACTCCTGGAGATCCCACCCCCTAAACCTCCTGCTCCCTTACTTCACTTCTTGCCTAGTGCAGCCAATAGCGAGTTCATCTACATGGTAGGCTTGGAAGAAGTCGTACAGAGTGTCATTGACAGCCAAG GCAAAAGCTGTGCCTCACTTCTGCGGGTTGAACCCTTTGTATGTGCCCAGTGCCGCACAGATTTCACCCCTCATTGGAAGCAAGAAAAGAATGGTAAGATTTTATGTGAGCAGTGTATGACCTCCAACCAGAAGAAGGCTCTAAAAGCTGAACACACCAACCGGCTGAAAAATGCATTTGTGAAAGCCCTACAGCAGGAACag GAAATTGAACAGCGATTACAGCAGCAGGCAGCCCTCTCCCCGACTACGGCTCCAGCTGTGTCCAGTGTCAGTAAACAAGAGACCATCATGAGACATCATACGCTTCGGCAG GCTCCACAGCCCCAGAGCAGCCTCCAGCGTGGCATACCCACATCTGCCCGCTCCATGCTTTCAAACTTTGCACAGGCACCCCAGTTGTCTGTGCCAGGTGGCCTCCTTGGTATGCCAG GTGTCAACATTGCATACTTGAATACTGGCATCGGAGGACACAAAGGCCCCAGTTTGGCAGACCGACAGCGTGAATACCTTTTAGACATGATCCCTCCCCGGTCTATATCGCAGTCCATCAGTGGACAGAAATAA
- the LOC129016850 gene encoding immunoglobulin superfamily DCC subclass member 3-like, with translation MASEKMLLCSSEPSGPELQEAVSKGTSEHIFSNLEPATAYTIHLRAYSAEGASQDSAPIFASTTGSTPAALGFSTKVFNATSVQASWELPPQLGPIQGFKLFHRKLPAAHFEGPLLLASSVSSFLYTDLEPAALYEIKLQAFNGSGNGNSSACFVSLRDVSPATPDGTVSTESKTGCSCSQGESSPLPGVVVGIHVGLAALIVCLLCLFLGWRHSLLCKQESQECWAVPRTASDRAGRRQGQTQSGGKPGEKTELTTQVTVEQLALA, from the exons ATGGCTAGTGAGAAGATGCTGCTCTGCTCCTCAGAGCCATCTGGCCCGGAGCTCCAAGAGGCCGTAAGCAAAGGCACCTCTGAGCACATCTTCTCCAACCTGGAGCCTGCCACAGCCTATACCATCCATTTGCGGGCCTACTCAGCAGAGGGTGCCAGTCAGGACTCTGCTCCCATCTTTGCCTCCACCACGGGCAGCA CCCCTGCTGCCCTGGGCTTCTCCACCAAAGTGTTCAATGCCACCTCTGTGCAGGCGTCCTGGGAGCTGCCACCCCAGCTGGGGCCCATCCAAGGCTTCAAACTCTTTCACCGCAAGCTGCCTGCTGCCCATTTTGAGGGGCCTCTACTCCTGGCCAGCAGTGTCAGCTCCTTCCTCTACACAGACCTGG AACCAGCTGCCCTCTATGAGATCAAGCTGCAGGCGTTCAATGGCAGTGGGAATGGAAATAGCAGTGCCTGCTTTGTCTCATTGCGTGATGTGTCCCCGGCCACTCCTG ATGGCACAGTGTCCACAGAGTCCAAGACTGGGTGCTCTTGCAGCCAGGGTGAGAGCAGCCCACTGCCTGGGGTTGTGGTGGGCATCCATGTGGGCCTGGCTGCCCTCATCGTTTGcctcctctgcctcttcctgGGCTGGAGACATAG CCTCCTCTGCAAACAGGAGTCCCAGGAATGCTGGGCAGTGCCTCGGACTGCCTCGGACAGAGCTGGGCGCCGTCAAGGCCAGACTCAGAGTGGAGGGAAGCCAGGGGAGAAGACTGAACTCACCACCCAG GTGACTGTGGAACAGCTGGCCTTGGCCTAG
- the GATAD2B gene encoding transcriptional repressor p66-beta isoform X4, with product MDRMTEDALRLNLLKRSLDPADERDDVLAKRLKMEGHEAMERLKMLALLKRKDLANLEVPHELPTKQDGSGVKGYEEKLNGNLRPHGDNRTAGRPGKENINDEPVDMSARRSEPERGRLTPSPDIIVLSDNEASSPRSSSRMEERLKAANLEMFKGKGIEERQQLIKQLRDELRLEEARLVLLKKLRQSQLQKENVVQKTPVVQNAASIVQPSPAHVGQQGLSKLPSRPGAQGVEPQNLRTLQGHSVIRSATNTTLPHMLMSQRVIAPNPAQLQGQRGPPKPGLVRTTTPNMNPAINYQPQSSSSVPCQRTTSSAIYMNLASHIQPGTVNRVSSPLPSPSAMTDAANSQAAAKLALRKQLEKTLLEIPPPKPPAPLLHFLPSAANSEFIYMVGLEEVVQSVIDSQGKSCASLLRVEPFVCAQCRTDFTPHWKQEKNGKILCEQCMTSNQKKALKAEHTNRLKNAFVKALQQEQEIEQRLQQQAALSPTTAPAVSSVSKQETIMRHHTLRQAPQPQSSLQRGIPTSARSMLSNFAQAPQLSVPGGLLGMPGVNIAYLNTGIGGHKGPSLADRQREYLLDMIPPRSISQSISGQK from the exons atGGATAGAATGACAGAAGATGCTCTTCGCTTGAATCTGTTGAAGCGGAGCTTGGACCCAGCAGATGAGCGAGATGATGTCCTGGCAAAGCGACTCAAAATGGAGGGGCATGAGGCCATGGAACGTCTGAAAATGTTGGCATTGCTCAAAAGGAAGGATTTGGCAAATCTTGAGGTGCCACATGAGTTACCCACCAAACAGGATGGCAGTGGTGTCAAGGGCTATGAAGAAAAACTTAATGGGAATCTCAGGCCTCATGGAGACAACAGGACTGCTGGAAGGCCAGGCAAAGAAAACATCAATGATGAGCCTGTGGATATGAGTGCTAGACGGAG TGAGCCAGAGCGAGGAAGGCTAACTCCCTCACCAGACATCATTGTTTTGTCTGACAATGAGGCTTCCAGTCCCCGTTCCAGTTCCAGAATGGAAGAAAGACTCAAAGCAGCCAACCTAGAGATGTTtaag gGGAAAGGCATTGAGGAACGGCAGCAGCTTATCAAGCAGTTGAGGGATGAGCTACGATTGGAAGAAGCCCGACTGGTCCTGTTAAAGAAACTGAGACAAAGTCAGCTACAGAAAGAGAATGTGGTCCAGAAG aCTCCAGTTGTACAGAATGCAGCATCTATTGTTCAGCCATCTCCTGCCCATGTGGGACAGCAGGGCCTATCTAAGCTTCCCTCCCGGCCTGGGGCCCAAGGGGTTGAACCTCAAAATTTGAGAACATTACAG GGTCACAGTGTCATCCGTTCAGCTACCAATACCACCCTTCCACACATGTTGATGTCTCAACGTGTTATTGCACCAAACCCAGCCCAGTTACAGGGTCAGCGGGGCCCGCCTAAGCCTGGCCTTGTACGCACTACAACACCCAACATGAATCCCGCCATCAATTACCAACCG CAGTCAAGTTCTTCTGTTCCATGTCAGCGTACAACATCCTCTGCCATCTATATGAACCTTGCTTCTCATATCCAGCCAGGGACGGTGAACAGAGTGTCCTCGCCACTTCCTAGCCCCAGCGCCATGACTGATGCTGCCAACTCACAGGCTGCAGCCAAATTGGCTCTTCGCAAACAGCTGGAAAAGACACTCCTGGAGATCCCACCCCCTAAACCTCCTGCTCCCTTACTTCACTTCTTGCCTAGTGCAGCCAATAGCGAGTTCATCTACATGGTAGGCTTGGAAGAAGTCGTACAGAGTGTCATTGACAGCCAAG GCAAAAGCTGTGCCTCACTTCTGCGGGTTGAACCCTTTGTATGTGCCCAGTGCCGCACAGATTTCACCCCTCATTGGAAGCAAGAAAAGAATGGTAAGATTTTATGTGAGCAGTGTATGACCTCCAACCAGAAGAAGGCTCTAAAAGCTGAACACACCAACCGGCTGAAAAATGCATTTGTGAAAGCCCTACAGCAGGAACag GAAATTGAACAGCGATTACAGCAGCAGGCAGCCCTCTCCCCGACTACGGCTCCAGCTGTGTCCAGTGTCAGTAAACAAGAGACCATCATGAGACATCATACGCTTCGGCAG GCTCCACAGCCCCAGAGCAGCCTCCAGCGTGGCATACCCACATCTGCCCGCTCCATGCTTTCAAACTTTGCACAGGCACCCCAGTTGTCTGTGCCAGGTGGCCTCCTTGGTATGCCAG GTGTCAACATTGCATACTTGAATACTGGCATCGGAGGACACAAAGGCCCCAGTTTGGCAGACCGACAGCGTGAATACCTTTTAGACATGATCCCTCCCCGGTCTATATCGCAGTCCATCAGTGGACAGAAATAA
- the GATAD2B gene encoding transcriptional repressor p66-beta isoform X3: MKISNMMDRMTEDALRLNLLKRSLDPADERDDVLAKRLKMEGHEAMERLKMLALLKRKDLANLEVPHELPTKQDGSGVKGYEEKLNGNLRPHGDNRTAGRPGKENINDEPVDMSARRSEPERGRLTPSPDIIVLSDNEASSPRSSSRMEERLKAANLEMFKGKGIEERQQLIKQLRDELRLEEARLVLLKKLRQSQLQKENVVQKTPVVQNAASIVQPSPAHVGQQGLSKLPSRPGAQGVEPQNLRTLQGHSVIRSATNTTLPHMLMSQRVIAPNPAQLQGQRGPPKPGLVRTTTPNMNPAINYQPQSSSSVPCQRTTSSAIYMNLASHIQPGTVNRVSSPLPSPSAMTDAANSQAAAKLALRKQLEKTLLEIPPPKPPAPLLHFLPSAANSEFIYMVGLEEVVQSVIDSQGKSCASLLRVEPFVCAQCRTDFTPHWKQEKNGKILCEQCMTSNQKKALKAEHTNRLKNAFVKALQQEQEIEQRLQQQAALSPTTAPAVSSVSKQETIMRHHTLRQAPQPQSSLQRGIPTSARSMLSNFAQAPQLSVPGGLLGMPGVNIAYLNTGIGGHKGPSLADRQREYLLDMIPPRSISQSISGQK, from the exons gatGGATAGAATGACAGAAGATGCTCTTCGCTTGAATCTGTTGAAGCGGAGCTTGGACCCAGCAGATGAGCGAGATGATGTCCTGGCAAAGCGACTCAAAATGGAGGGGCATGAGGCCATGGAACGTCTGAAAATGTTGGCATTGCTCAAAAGGAAGGATTTGGCAAATCTTGAGGTGCCACATGAGTTACCCACCAAACAGGATGGCAGTGGTGTCAAGGGCTATGAAGAAAAACTTAATGGGAATCTCAGGCCTCATGGAGACAACAGGACTGCTGGAAGGCCAGGCAAAGAAAACATCAATGATGAGCCTGTGGATATGAGTGCTAGACGGAG TGAGCCAGAGCGAGGAAGGCTAACTCCCTCACCAGACATCATTGTTTTGTCTGACAATGAGGCTTCCAGTCCCCGTTCCAGTTCCAGAATGGAAGAAAGACTCAAAGCAGCCAACCTAGAGATGTTtaag gGGAAAGGCATTGAGGAACGGCAGCAGCTTATCAAGCAGTTGAGGGATGAGCTACGATTGGAAGAAGCCCGACTGGTCCTGTTAAAGAAACTGAGACAAAGTCAGCTACAGAAAGAGAATGTGGTCCAGAAG aCTCCAGTTGTACAGAATGCAGCATCTATTGTTCAGCCATCTCCTGCCCATGTGGGACAGCAGGGCCTATCTAAGCTTCCCTCCCGGCCTGGGGCCCAAGGGGTTGAACCTCAAAATTTGAGAACATTACAG GGTCACAGTGTCATCCGTTCAGCTACCAATACCACCCTTCCACACATGTTGATGTCTCAACGTGTTATTGCACCAAACCCAGCCCAGTTACAGGGTCAGCGGGGCCCGCCTAAGCCTGGCCTTGTACGCACTACAACACCCAACATGAATCCCGCCATCAATTACCAACCG CAGTCAAGTTCTTCTGTTCCATGTCAGCGTACAACATCCTCTGCCATCTATATGAACCTTGCTTCTCATATCCAGCCAGGGACGGTGAACAGAGTGTCCTCGCCACTTCCTAGCCCCAGCGCCATGACTGATGCTGCCAACTCACAGGCTGCAGCCAAATTGGCTCTTCGCAAACAGCTGGAAAAGACACTCCTGGAGATCCCACCCCCTAAACCTCCTGCTCCCTTACTTCACTTCTTGCCTAGTGCAGCCAATAGCGAGTTCATCTACATGGTAGGCTTGGAAGAAGTCGTACAGAGTGTCATTGACAGCCAAG GCAAAAGCTGTGCCTCACTTCTGCGGGTTGAACCCTTTGTATGTGCCCAGTGCCGCACAGATTTCACCCCTCATTGGAAGCAAGAAAAGAATGGTAAGATTTTATGTGAGCAGTGTATGACCTCCAACCAGAAGAAGGCTCTAAAAGCTGAACACACCAACCGGCTGAAAAATGCATTTGTGAAAGCCCTACAGCAGGAACag GAAATTGAACAGCGATTACAGCAGCAGGCAGCCCTCTCCCCGACTACGGCTCCAGCTGTGTCCAGTGTCAGTAAACAAGAGACCATCATGAGACATCATACGCTTCGGCAG GCTCCACAGCCCCAGAGCAGCCTCCAGCGTGGCATACCCACATCTGCCCGCTCCATGCTTTCAAACTTTGCACAGGCACCCCAGTTGTCTGTGCCAGGTGGCCTCCTTGGTATGCCAG GTGTCAACATTGCATACTTGAATACTGGCATCGGAGGACACAAAGGCCCCAGTTTGGCAGACCGACAGCGTGAATACCTTTTAGACATGATCCCTCCCCGGTCTATATCGCAGTCCATCAGTGGACAGAAATAA
- the GATAD2B gene encoding transcriptional repressor p66-beta isoform X2, with translation MISAHCNLRLPGSSGSPASSLLSSWDYRMDRMTEDALRLNLLKRSLDPADERDDVLAKRLKMEGHEAMERLKMLALLKRKDLANLEVPHELPTKQDGSGVKGYEEKLNGNLRPHGDNRTAGRPGKENINDEPVDMSARRSEPERGRLTPSPDIIVLSDNEASSPRSSSRMEERLKAANLEMFKGKGIEERQQLIKQLRDELRLEEARLVLLKKLRQSQLQKENVVQKTPVVQNAASIVQPSPAHVGQQGLSKLPSRPGAQGVEPQNLRTLQGHSVIRSATNTTLPHMLMSQRVIAPNPAQLQGQRGPPKPGLVRTTTPNMNPAINYQPSSSSVPCQRTTSSAIYMNLASHIQPGTVNRVSSPLPSPSAMTDAANSQAAAKLALRKQLEKTLLEIPPPKPPAPLLHFLPSAANSEFIYMVGLEEVVQSVIDSQGKSCASLLRVEPFVCAQCRTDFTPHWKQEKNGKILCEQCMTSNQKKALKAEHTNRLKNAFVKALQQEQEIEQRLQQQAALSPTTAPAVSSVSKQETIMRHHTLRQAPQPQSSLQRGIPTSARSMLSNFAQAPQLSVPGGLLGMPGVNIAYLNTGIGGHKGPSLADRQREYLLDMIPPRSISQSISGQK, from the exons gatGGATAGAATGACAGAAGATGCTCTTCGCTTGAATCTGTTGAAGCGGAGCTTGGACCCAGCAGATGAGCGAGATGATGTCCTGGCAAAGCGACTCAAAATGGAGGGGCATGAGGCCATGGAACGTCTGAAAATGTTGGCATTGCTCAAAAGGAAGGATTTGGCAAATCTTGAGGTGCCACATGAGTTACCCACCAAACAGGATGGCAGTGGTGTCAAGGGCTATGAAGAAAAACTTAATGGGAATCTCAGGCCTCATGGAGACAACAGGACTGCTGGAAGGCCAGGCAAAGAAAACATCAATGATGAGCCTGTGGATATGAGTGCTAGACGGAG TGAGCCAGAGCGAGGAAGGCTAACTCCCTCACCAGACATCATTGTTTTGTCTGACAATGAGGCTTCCAGTCCCCGTTCCAGTTCCAGAATGGAAGAAAGACTCAAAGCAGCCAACCTAGAGATGTTtaag gGGAAAGGCATTGAGGAACGGCAGCAGCTTATCAAGCAGTTGAGGGATGAGCTACGATTGGAAGAAGCCCGACTGGTCCTGTTAAAGAAACTGAGACAAAGTCAGCTACAGAAAGAGAATGTGGTCCAGAAG aCTCCAGTTGTACAGAATGCAGCATCTATTGTTCAGCCATCTCCTGCCCATGTGGGACAGCAGGGCCTATCTAAGCTTCCCTCCCGGCCTGGGGCCCAAGGGGTTGAACCTCAAAATTTGAGAACATTACAG GGTCACAGTGTCATCCGTTCAGCTACCAATACCACCCTTCCACACATGTTGATGTCTCAACGTGTTATTGCACCAAACCCAGCCCAGTTACAGGGTCAGCGGGGCCCGCCTAAGCCTGGCCTTGTACGCACTACAACACCCAACATGAATCCCGCCATCAATTACCAACCG TCAAGTTCTTCTGTTCCATGTCAGCGTACAACATCCTCTGCCATCTATATGAACCTTGCTTCTCATATCCAGCCAGGGACGGTGAACAGAGTGTCCTCGCCACTTCCTAGCCCCAGCGCCATGACTGATGCTGCCAACTCACAGGCTGCAGCCAAATTGGCTCTTCGCAAACAGCTGGAAAAGACACTCCTGGAGATCCCACCCCCTAAACCTCCTGCTCCCTTACTTCACTTCTTGCCTAGTGCAGCCAATAGCGAGTTCATCTACATGGTAGGCTTGGAAGAAGTCGTACAGAGTGTCATTGACAGCCAAG GCAAAAGCTGTGCCTCACTTCTGCGGGTTGAACCCTTTGTATGTGCCCAGTGCCGCACAGATTTCACCCCTCATTGGAAGCAAGAAAAGAATGGTAAGATTTTATGTGAGCAGTGTATGACCTCCAACCAGAAGAAGGCTCTAAAAGCTGAACACACCAACCGGCTGAAAAATGCATTTGTGAAAGCCCTACAGCAGGAACag GAAATTGAACAGCGATTACAGCAGCAGGCAGCCCTCTCCCCGACTACGGCTCCAGCTGTGTCCAGTGTCAGTAAACAAGAGACCATCATGAGACATCATACGCTTCGGCAG GCTCCACAGCCCCAGAGCAGCCTCCAGCGTGGCATACCCACATCTGCCCGCTCCATGCTTTCAAACTTTGCACAGGCACCCCAGTTGTCTGTGCCAGGTGGCCTCCTTGGTATGCCAG GTGTCAACATTGCATACTTGAATACTGGCATCGGAGGACACAAAGGCCCCAGTTTGGCAGACCGACAGCGTGAATACCTTTTAGACATGATCCCTCCCCGGTCTATATCGCAGTCCATCAGTGGACAGAAATAA